From Triticum urartu cultivar G1812 chromosome 2, Tu2.1, whole genome shotgun sequence, a single genomic window includes:
- the LOC125539047 gene encoding probable galacturonosyltransferase-like 3: MRLLAALLLFAAAAAAAAAAELPEFREAPAFRNGAGCAGAPTIHIAMTLDGTYLRGSLAGVLSVLRHAACPESIAFHFVASSASPARRLARLRAALAAAFPTLPATVHRFDARLVRGKISSSVRRALDQPLNYARIYLADILPRSVPRVLYLDSDLLVVDDVARLWATDLGPGAALAAPEYCNANFTLYFTDAFWRHPAYSSVFANRTRAPCYFNTGVMVIDLDRWRAGGYTAKLEYWMDVQKQEARIYELGSLPPFLLVFAGDVKAVQHRWNQHGLGGDNVAGQCRELHPGPVSLLHWSGKGKPWLRLDAGRPCPLDALWAPYDLLRRRGARDDLLAAVA; this comes from the coding sequence ATGCGCCTCCTCGCCGCGCTCCTGCtcttcgccgccgccgcggcggcggcggcggcggccgagcTGCCCGAGTTCCGGGAGGCGCCGGCGTTCCGCAACGGCGCGGGGTGCGCGGGCGCGCCCACGATCCACATCGCGATGACCCTCGACGGCACCTACCTGCGCGGGTCCCTCGCGGGCGTCCTCTCCGTGCTCCGCCACGCCGCCTGCCCCGAGTCCATCGCCTTCCACTTCGTCGCCTCCTCGGCGTCCCCCGCGCGCCGCCTCGCCAGGCTCCGCGCCGCGCtcgccgccgccttccccacgCTCCCCGCCACCGTGCACCGCTTCGACGCCCGCCTCGTCCGCGGCAAGATCTCCTCCTCCGTGCGCCGCGCCCTCGACCAGCCCCTCAACTACGCCCGCATCTACCTAGCCGACATCCTCCCCCGCTCAGTCCCCCGCGTCCTCTACCTCGACTCGGACCTCCTCGTCGTCGACGACGTCGCGCGCCTCTGGGCCACCGACCTCGGCCCCGGCGCCGCCCTCGCCGCGCCCGAGTACTGCAACGCCAACTTCACCCTCTACTTCACCGACGCCTTCTGGCGCCACCCCGCCTACTCCTCCGTCTTCGCCAACCGCACGCGCGCGCCCTGCTACTTCAACACCGGGGTCATGGTCATCGACCTCGACCGGTGGCGGGCCGGCGGGTACACGGCCAAGCTCGAGTACTGGATGGACGTGCAGAAGCAGGAGGCCAGGATATACGAGCTGGGGTCTCTCCCGCCGTTCCTCCTCGTGTTCGCGGGCGACGTGAAGGCCGTGCAGCACAGGTGGAACCAGCACGGCCTCGGCGGGGACAACGTGGCGGGCCAGTGCCGGGAGCTGCACCCGGGGCCGGTGAGCCTGCTGCACTGGAGCGGCAAGGGGAAGCCGTGGCTTCGCCTCGACGCCGGCCGCCCTTGCCCGCTGGACGCGCTCTGGGCGCCCTACGACCTGCTCCGCCGCCGCGGCGCCCGTGACGACCTCCTCGCCGCCGTGGCCTGA